The genomic interval CCGGCGCGGAGTTAAGCGACGCCACGGCAACGCCGCTCGGGATCGACATCCGCCGCGTCACCGGCGCGGCCGGACTCGCCGATCTGATCGCCGCGGGCAGCGCGGCGTTTGGCCGTAGCGAGGCGGAGCAGATGGCGCGAATCGGTCGTGAACTGAGCGCGCGCCTGGGCGATCCCGCGCTCAGCCTCCACGTCGCCTATGCGGCCGGCCGGCCGGTTGCCGGCGCCCGCCTGGAGTGTCCGCCGGAGCGGTCGTTCGCCGGATTGTGGGGCGGCGGGACGATCCCGGAGTACCGTGGCCGCGGCATCTACCGCGCGCTCGTGCAGACCCGCGCGCAGGAGGCCCGCCGGCGGGGGTATCGCTACCTCCGGGTCGATGCGCGCGAGACGAGCCGGCCGATCCTGGAACGGCTCGGATTCGTCTCGCTGACGCGGATCATCGAGTGGAGGTTGGCGCTCCCGCCTCAGTGACGGGCAGAGTGAAGGGCCCGCCGCGTCTAATCGTCTTCTCCTCCACGCTCCGCACGAACTTCCCGCTCGGGCGGAGGTGCGGAAATTTCTTCCGTGAGAACGATGGCGCTGCCGCCGCCGAGCCGCGCCGAATCGTGGAGATGATAGACCGACACGATCGCGTCACCGATGCGCGGCGATTCAGCCGGTCCCAGTTCATGATCTGATCGAGTTGGATCTC from bacterium carries:
- a CDS encoding GNAT family N-acetyltransferase gives rise to the protein MTPAEILARFDAEMRIDPPPRPGVQYERVGNVVRGFGTWHAVVFARLTSANADAAIAEQVAFFHAIANTAGARAIEWKVYGHDTPADLGSRLSAVGFEPDEPETLMVLDLAAPPRAGDAGAELSDATATPLGIDIRRVTGAAGLADLIAAGSAAFGRSEAEQMARIGRELSARLGDPALSLHVAYAAGRPVAGARLECPPERSFAGLWGGGTIPEYRGRGIYRALVQTRAQEARRRGYRYLRVDARETSRPILERLGFVSLTRIIEWRLALPPQ